A window of the Lentisphaera araneosa HTCC2155 genome harbors these coding sequences:
- a CDS encoding DUF1552 domain-containing protein: MNNMNRRLALKTLLGGFGSVALNSNLYSQFATPSKLNPSFSGGPKRVVFFLQNQGFEPKTCIPVGMQNSGSLANATLPEPIQALQPYREKIHIINGLHGRHASPAHSAFFGALGGYRGSDGVPPSASTVDYELSKTLPQTLLPHLCIGMDSLDNMKAKPTLATLSASGAGQPIFMYSDPMQLYKLLYGGLSTGEVRTQHEAQSHMLRKIEQFAVDKSTGLPLHDQELYSQFTGGFEQMNALRKRLDGASGDLAKYAPKLDQRYSNPEFETDWHDVLLDLGISALKSGITNTLTIGSGRGEIFGSWKGLGVEKQGHNLGHMPQHENPIWIKIRQYNSRMLVKLIEELESVPEGSGTMMDNTLIVYTSNNADKQHTNGATWPFILIGDCNGAFKMGQFTQLDGKRPINALYTSILNAAGRDIERFNMSEKMAKKYDSSTGPLKEVMA; this comes from the coding sequence ATGAATAATATGAACCGCCGGCTGGCACTAAAGACTCTCTTGGGAGGTTTTGGGTCTGTCGCCCTTAATTCAAACTTATATTCACAATTTGCTACGCCAAGCAAGTTGAATCCTAGTTTTTCTGGTGGCCCTAAACGCGTTGTGTTCTTTCTCCAAAATCAAGGTTTTGAACCTAAAACCTGTATTCCAGTAGGTATGCAAAATAGTGGCTCTTTGGCTAATGCGACTTTGCCAGAACCCATTCAAGCCCTGCAGCCCTACCGTGAAAAAATTCATATTATTAATGGTCTTCACGGCAGACATGCTTCCCCTGCGCACAGCGCCTTCTTTGGGGCTTTAGGCGGCTACCGCGGAAGTGATGGCGTACCGCCAAGTGCTTCTACAGTTGATTATGAATTAAGTAAAACGCTTCCTCAAACTCTCTTGCCCCACCTCTGTATTGGTATGGATTCTTTGGACAACATGAAAGCTAAGCCGACTCTCGCGACCCTGTCCGCCAGTGGTGCGGGTCAGCCCATTTTCATGTATTCTGACCCTATGCAACTCTATAAACTTCTCTATGGTGGTTTAAGTACAGGTGAAGTTAGAACTCAGCATGAAGCGCAATCTCATATGCTTAGAAAAATCGAACAGTTTGCTGTAGATAAAAGCACTGGGCTCCCTCTTCATGACCAAGAACTTTATAGCCAATTTACAGGTGGTTTTGAGCAAATGAACGCGCTCAGAAAACGTTTGGACGGGGCATCTGGTGATCTTGCTAAATACGCTCCAAAGCTGGATCAGCGTTACAGCAATCCCGAGTTTGAAACAGATTGGCACGATGTACTTCTGGACCTTGGTATATCTGCATTAAAATCTGGAATTACTAATACATTAACTATTGGTTCTGGCCGTGGTGAGATTTTTGGTTCCTGGAAGGGCTTGGGAGTAGAAAAGCAAGGCCACAATCTTGGTCACATGCCGCAACATGAAAACCCCATTTGGATCAAAATTCGCCAATACAACTCCCGTATGCTTGTTAAGTTAATTGAAGAGTTGGAAAGTGTTCCCGAAGGTAGTGGGACAATGATGGACAATACACTCATCGTCTATACGAGTAACAACGCAGACAAACAGCACACCAATGGCGCAACTTGGCCTTTTATTTTGATTGGTGACTGTAATGGTGCTTTCAAAATGGGTCAGTTCACTCAGCTTGATGGAAAACGCCCCATTAATGCTCTTTACACAAGTATCCTAAACGCTGCTGGTCGCGATATTGAACGTTTCAATATGTCCGAAAAAATGGCCAAGAAATACGATTCATCAACGGGTCCATTAAAAGAAGTGATGGCTTAA
- a CDS encoding DUF1588 domain-containing protein, which yields MSKLFFSSLVFLCLNMMAKESFAPGKYIDKDFDSFGIDFIDNNCTNCHDDDKPDGNLNLLDLEAVNETNVALWKSIWAQVALGEMPPKKKNKLTEIERLEFSEWVVQEVSKTLKDKGGFHVQRDPKKGNFVNHDLLFSPKAGMLKLEPAASPKRIWRITPQEHITRLSILINSEPNFDPQKPGQRTFGDSVPLNHGGELKLYFGADRINSWQGGTVAYATAVKSIPVVLSSMRKHGFSNYAGRLSVNSAESVQILSKAHDILKYMAYGPGSLIKFPEQITDDPTTYQKERLDGDFRGLPMALTYNTKVLRPLTAVHDLLKDPNKKVSEAEIHNAIIYLFEMLTFRPPSQLEVDKYYTLIKSTIDQLGQKDGLLAGLSSLFLDRDALFRTELAKSSVPDKYNRVMLQDWELGLALNHALSYLKPDPSLRKAIMNGKMRSREGVKREITRMLEDDSFRKPRLLQFFREYFDYDLAGFICKDEKALRDAGYMGKNPSKTMFYTLTSTDRLVELILEEDKDVLKQLLTTDKIVAHSTENGFYAEYLSKKEKEAYEIARKKAGKSEKEKAKFNTTISKLDKQITETNEKIANATDKTKKSEAAKKVKKLSQQKKKVEKQYNNPPVPNSLVPEMKGENIYARVGRRSFANGFNDSRRILTQAPKAQRFGILTQPAWLVSHSDAMDNHAIHRGIWIRERLLGGGIPDVPITVDAQLPDEPHNTLRERMRVTREEYCWSCHEKMDPLGLVFEGYNHMGLFRNYEKEKPVNTNGGIIDSGDPALDGPVSGPFELINKLANSERVEQVFVRHAFRFWMGRNETLHDGPILRDAHKAYKENGGSMKALLISLMTSDAFLYRRGEGQEIVMQ from the coding sequence ATGTCAAAATTATTCTTTAGCAGTCTAGTATTCCTGTGTCTAAATATGATGGCAAAAGAGAGCTTTGCTCCCGGGAAGTATATAGACAAAGACTTTGATTCCTTCGGTATAGATTTCATTGATAACAACTGCACAAACTGTCATGATGATGACAAGCCCGATGGCAATTTAAATCTTTTAGATCTAGAAGCGGTGAACGAAACAAATGTTGCCCTCTGGAAATCCATATGGGCGCAGGTGGCTCTTGGTGAAATGCCACCCAAGAAAAAAAATAAGCTCACAGAAATTGAAAGGCTCGAATTCTCTGAATGGGTCGTTCAGGAAGTGAGTAAAACTCTCAAAGACAAGGGCGGTTTTCACGTCCAAAGAGATCCCAAGAAAGGGAATTTTGTCAATCATGACTTGTTGTTTTCTCCGAAAGCAGGAATGCTGAAACTTGAGCCTGCTGCTTCCCCTAAACGGATTTGGCGTATCACTCCCCAGGAACACATTACGCGCTTGAGTATTCTGATTAATTCTGAGCCAAATTTTGATCCACAAAAACCTGGACAAAGAACATTTGGTGATTCAGTTCCCTTGAATCATGGTGGTGAGCTCAAACTCTACTTTGGTGCGGACCGAATCAACAGCTGGCAGGGAGGGACAGTGGCTTACGCAACGGCTGTAAAAAGTATCCCAGTTGTTTTATCGTCGATGCGCAAACACGGCTTTTCTAATTATGCGGGTAGATTAAGCGTGAATAGTGCAGAATCAGTGCAAATACTCAGCAAGGCGCATGATATCTTAAAGTACATGGCTTATGGACCTGGAAGCCTCATCAAATTCCCTGAGCAGATTACAGATGACCCCACGACTTATCAAAAAGAAAGACTTGATGGTGACTTTCGTGGCTTACCTATGGCACTTACCTACAACACCAAAGTGTTACGTCCACTTACCGCTGTTCATGACTTACTCAAGGATCCTAATAAAAAAGTATCTGAAGCGGAAATCCACAATGCAATTATTTATCTTTTTGAGATGCTGACTTTTCGACCTCCTTCTCAATTAGAAGTAGACAAATACTACACCCTTATTAAATCGACTATTGATCAGTTGGGGCAAAAAGACGGTTTACTGGCAGGCTTGAGTTCACTCTTTCTTGATCGTGATGCCTTATTCCGTACGGAACTTGCGAAATCCTCTGTCCCCGATAAATACAACCGAGTTATGCTGCAAGACTGGGAATTGGGCCTAGCTCTAAATCATGCCCTCAGTTATTTAAAACCTGACCCAAGTTTAAGAAAAGCTATCATGAATGGCAAGATGCGTAGCCGTGAAGGTGTTAAGCGCGAAATAACACGCATGCTCGAAGATGATAGCTTTCGCAAACCTCGCCTTTTACAATTCTTCAGAGAATACTTCGATTATGATTTAGCAGGTTTTATCTGCAAGGATGAAAAAGCTTTACGAGATGCGGGGTACATGGGTAAAAATCCAAGTAAGACCATGTTTTATACTTTAACGAGTACCGATCGCCTAGTTGAACTCATTCTAGAAGAAGATAAGGATGTTCTGAAACAGTTGCTCACTACGGATAAAATTGTTGCTCATTCAACAGAGAATGGCTTCTATGCTGAATACCTCTCAAAAAAGGAAAAAGAAGCTTACGAGATAGCTAGAAAGAAAGCAGGTAAATCCGAAAAGGAAAAAGCTAAATTTAATACGACAATTAGCAAACTCGATAAACAAATTACTGAGACCAATGAAAAGATTGCAAATGCGACAGACAAAACGAAAAAGTCTGAGGCCGCAAAAAAAGTTAAAAAATTAAGTCAACAAAAAAAGAAAGTTGAAAAGCAATATAACAATCCGCCAGTACCCAATAGCTTAGTCCCAGAAATGAAGGGTGAAAACATCTACGCTCGCGTAGGGCGCCGCTCTTTTGCCAACGGTTTTAATGACTCAAGAAGAATTCTCACCCAAGCCCCAAAAGCTCAACGTTTTGGGATTTTAACACAACCAGCTTGGTTAGTTTCTCATTCCGACGCCATGGATAATCATGCGATTCATCGAGGTATCTGGATTCGTGAACGCCTGCTCGGTGGCGGCATTCCGGATGTGCCGATCACTGTTGATGCACAACTTCCTGATGAGCCTCACAATACCCTGCGTGAACGCATGCGCGTCACTCGTGAGGAGTACTGCTGGAGCTGTCACGAGAAGATGGATCCCCTTGGTTTAGTCTTTGAAGGCTATAATCACATGGGACTTTTCCGCAACTATGAGAAAGAAAAGCCAGTCAATACAAACGGAGGAATTATTGACTCCGGCGATCCTGCGCTTGACGGCCCCGTTTCAGGACCTTTTGAACTCATCAATAAACTGGCCAATAGCGAACGTGTGGAACAAGTCTTCGTCCGCCACGCCTTCCGTTTCTGGATGGGACGCAACGAAACCCTTCACGACGGACCGATTTTGCGAGATGCGCACAAAGCCTATAAGGAAAATGGCGGAAGCATGAAAGCCTTGCTCATTTCTCTCATGACTTCAGATGCTTTTCTTTACAGAAGGGGTGAAGGCCAAGAAATTGTCATGCAATAG